The DNA sequence GACCACTTCGGACGGAGGTCCTGAGATGTCCGCTGGGACCGGACTGACCAAGGTCGCACTGCCGACCGCCCGGGTGCTCACCATCGCCGGCTCCGACTCCGGTGGCGGTGCGGGCATCCAGGCAGACCTGAAGACGATGCTCGCCCATGGCGTACACGGGATGAGCGCGATCACGGCCGTCACCGCGCAAAACTCGGTCGGGGTGCAGGGGATCTGGTCGCTGCCCACCGAGGCGGTCGAGGCGCAGTTCCGCAGCGTCGTCGACGACATCGGCGTCGATGCGGTGAAGACCGGCATGCTCGGCAGTCGCGAGATGGTCGAATGCGTCGCGGGCCTGCTCGCCGGACTGGACCCCGCCATCCCCATCGTCGTGGACCCGGTCTGCGCCAGCAAGCACGGCGACCCGCTGATCGATGAGGATGCGGTCGCGGCGCTGCGGTCGCGGCTGCTGCCGGTGGCCACCGTCGTCACCCCCAACCTCGGCGAGGCCGCCCTGCTCACCGGCACCGGGATGGAGACCCCGCCACCAGAGCTGGCCGCCCGGCTGTTGGCGTTCGGCTCCAGCTGGGTCCTGGTCAAGGGGGGACACAGCGTCGGCGACCCGGTCGACCACCTCACCGACGGTGTCGAGCAGCATGCGTTCGCCGCTCCGCGCGCCGACAACAGGCATACCCACGGGACCGGCTGCACCCTGGCCTCGGCGCTGGCCTGCCAGCTTGCACTCGGCCTTGACGTGGTGTCGGCCACGGCAGCCGCAAAGGACTACATCACCGGTGCGATCGCGGCCGGCTTCGCGCTGGGCTCCGGGATCGGTCCGGTGGACCATTTCTGGCGCCAGCGACACGGCTGACGCTCAGGCCGCTCCGGCCAGTGGGTCGGCGATGCCTGACCGGATTTCCGGGCCGGGTGTATTAGATTCGACGCCATGAGCGAGCCGGTAGGGGAGGGAGCGGAGCAGTCCCTCTGGCAGCGGATCTGGCCACAGACGAAATGGCTTCGGCCCTCTCTGCTGGGGTTGGTGCTGCTCTCCTTCTTCCTGCCGTTCGTCACCGTCTCCTGTGACACCCCCGGCGGGTTCGGCCGCGTCGACGCCGGCGGCACCACCTCCTACAGCGGCTTCGACCTGGTCTTCGGTGGCGAGCCGGAACGCTCGGCAAGCCAGCTGCTGCCACCGGGCAAGGGCACCAGCGACCTCATCGGGGTGCAGCCGGTCGCCGTGGTGGGTCTGGCCCTGCTGCTGGCCGCCTTGGTCTGCTCGCTGGTGATCCGGCGGCCTGAACTCCGCAACGTGACGGTGGCGGCGCTCGGTGTGGCCACCGTGGTCGCGCTCAACATCTCCCAGCTGCTCGTCCACCTCGAGCTGAGCCGGATGGTGGCGGCCCAGCTCGCCGGTCGTTCGGTGCCGCCGGGGGCCAGACCCGGCGACTATGTCCGTGCCGGTCAGGGCTTCGCGCTGGCCATGACCGGCCTCGGCCTGGTGGTGCTGGGGGAGTTCATCGTGCTCGGCCTGCGGATGCGCCGCGAGCAGGAGCTCGCCCGGCGCCAGACGGACACCGAGCTGGGAGGTCCCGAGGCGGCCGGTCCGGCACCAGGCTCCGAGACCGCCGGTCCCGCTGGCTGAACAGAATAATCGGCGAGTGATGCCTGCCGCGGCTGGCCGTCGTCCCCTGGGGGCGTGGTGACGAGCCGACGGGTCGTCAATGACGCGCTGATTGGGGTGTGCCGCTCGGTGCAGGAATGCCGTCGGCGGCGGCGTGTGCCGGACCCGTGGCCGAAGCCGATGGCGTAACCTCACCAGCATGGCGACCCGCGCGTCTTCCCCACCGCGGACCCGAACCACTTCCAGTACCTCACGTACCGGTTCGAATCCGCGGTCGTCCGGAAGCAACAAGACATCCCAGAACACCCGTGCCGCTGCGCCTCGTTCGGGCCAGCAGCGGCGCCCCCAGTCGCGCGGGAAGGCTCAACCCCGGAAGCGGCAGCCGGTCAGGCAGCAGCGACCGTCGGTACTGTCCTCGCTCGGCCGTGGCCTGGTCGCGGTCTGGCTGGGAATCGCTCATGCTGTGGGTGCCGCCATCCGTGGG is a window from the Microlunatus panaciterrae genome containing:
- the thiD gene encoding bifunctional hydroxymethylpyrimidine kinase/phosphomethylpyrimidine kinase, translating into MSAGTGLTKVALPTARVLTIAGSDSGGGAGIQADLKTMLAHGVHGMSAITAVTAQNSVGVQGIWSLPTEAVEAQFRSVVDDIGVDAVKTGMLGSREMVECVAGLLAGLDPAIPIVVDPVCASKHGDPLIDEDAVAALRSRLLPVATVVTPNLGEAALLTGTGMETPPPELAARLLAFGSSWVLVKGGHSVGDPVDHLTDGVEQHAFAAPRADNRHTHGTGCTLASALACQLALGLDVVSATAAAKDYITGAIAAGFALGSGIGPVDHFWRQRHG